One window of the Candidatus Chryseobacterium colombiense genome contains the following:
- a CDS encoding alpha-hydroxy acid oxidase, with protein sequence MSFPFDTRYASLELLIEKARKRMPRFAFEYLDGGCNENINRDRNTSELREVLLRPRYLNNNYAEANMETELFGVKYSAPFGISPVGLQGLMWPNAPEILAKAAFKHNIPFILSTVTTSSIERIAELTEGKAWYQLYHPREEWLRDDILDRCEASGYDVLCVLSDVPTFGYRAKEIRNGLAMPPQLNFRNVSQALVKPQWCLEMLKHGVPNFKTMEKYMDKNMNVKQLGQFMNSTFSGRLNSDRIKAIRDKWKGKLVIKGVASDEDAEEAVRLGFDGMIISNHGGRQLDAGESTITVVKEISEKYKDKIKIMMDSGIRTGPDVARALSCGAEFTFMGRTFMYAVGALGDKGGDHIIEMLKMQFRQVMEQVCCEKPEDLQNFRVK encoded by the coding sequence ATGTCATTTCCATTTGATACCCGTTACGCTTCTCTTGAATTACTGATTGAAAAAGCCCGAAAAAGGATGCCTCGTTTCGCTTTTGAATATCTGGATGGAGGCTGTAACGAAAACATCAACAGAGATCGTAATACAAGCGAATTGAGAGAAGTTCTGCTTCGACCGCGTTATTTGAATAATAATTACGCAGAAGCCAATATGGAAACCGAATTATTCGGCGTAAAATATTCAGCCCCCTTCGGAATTTCGCCGGTTGGCTTGCAGGGTTTGATGTGGCCAAACGCTCCTGAAATTTTGGCAAAAGCGGCTTTTAAACATAATATTCCTTTCATTTTAAGTACTGTTACAACGAGCAGTATTGAAAGAATTGCAGAATTAACGGAAGGAAAAGCATGGTATCAGTTGTATCATCCAAGAGAAGAATGGTTAAGGGATGATATTCTCGATCGTTGTGAAGCTTCTGGCTATGATGTACTATGTGTGTTGTCTGATGTTCCTACTTTCGGTTACAGAGCCAAAGAAATCAGAAATGGTTTGGCAATGCCGCCTCAGTTGAATTTCAGAAATGTTTCTCAGGCGTTGGTAAAACCTCAATGGTGCTTAGAAATGCTCAAACATGGGGTTCCGAATTTTAAGACTATGGAAAAATATATGGATAAAAATATGAACGTGAAACAATTGGGGCAGTTCATGAATTCCACATTCTCGGGAAGATTGAATTCGGATAGAATCAAAGCCATCCGTGATAAATGGAAAGGAAAACTGGTCATTAAAGGAGTTGCTTCCGATGAAGATGCCGAAGAAGCCGTACGGTTGGGATTTGACGGAATGATTATTTCAAACCATGGCGGAAGGCAATTGGATGCCGGAGAATCTACAATTACAGTAGTAAAAGAAATCAGCGAAAAATATAAAGATAAAATTAAGATCATGATGGACAGTGGGATAAGAACCGGTCCGGATGTTGCCCGTGCTTTGAGTTGTGGTGCAGAATTTACCTTTATGGGAAGAACTTTTATGTATGCAGTCGGAGCTTTAGGTGACAAAGGCGGAGATCACATCATTGAA
- a CDS encoding RagB/SusD family nutrient uptake outer membrane protein, whose protein sequence is MNTIFNKNNLIKKLIIVPAILIAGLSINSCSDDFLNQPAYNSSDTESVFTNLDTADAFVQGLYRGIVPTEMYYQLGAGDTVTHSSEDGSTNNSKYNICNYQYDAYTPNTVTGIYAAMYAIIERANIAISRLPTMAASSKRDALLAEAKAIRAFCYYNLIRVYGDVPAIWIPLEEADPKDPNTFYPKRTSRDIIYDRIIADMQESINDLPATGITTERLTKPAGNALLARIALYAAGYSLRWDLNTGSGAMMSRRSDNGRVQQLYQIADNAAAAVINGGTASLVQAQGGKSGFEALWFNFDQRKFSVTNTEMLWHIAEYGATTNSAFGVYAMEGSRGGTYGSRKALQFILPSYYLSFNLGDTRRDVSCTSYSIYFLNAGAATDTWVNVGTTFSCIMSGKFRMGWCVAPQAADARNLNIPLIRYADVLLMYAETQNYLNGGPTAAATAALQQVRTRAGIGSLAIPTGQQAFESAIVQERKWEFAGEFNLRTDLIRMNRLASEIDATRQAMKNLSNKTGVYANTPALRLYKFEKNAQVYGDPFLALKYIDITSPAEIAVVQNVPTSSANYAAYQTALASIVTAHGQTVVAGDKWYPAKMFEAYTSTFNGNARKAVGFTGGFNALQIGNIIYTKPTGSAENGGTYPNWIEGGGDGLFYGFVPNKTELLPFAAASAGHPLVDNPNLTQLPGY, encoded by the coding sequence ATGAATACTATATTTAATAAAAATAACCTTATAAAAAAGCTGATTATCGTTCCAGCAATTTTGATTGCCGGTTTAAGCATCAATTCTTGTAGCGACGATTTTTTAAATCAACCTGCTTATAACTCATCCGATACAGAATCAGTATTTACGAACCTTGACACTGCAGATGCTTTCGTTCAGGGACTATACAGAGGTATTGTTCCTACCGAAATGTATTATCAACTGGGAGCAGGAGATACAGTTACCCACTCCTCAGAAGACGGATCTACCAATAATTCCAAATACAATATCTGTAACTATCAATATGATGCTTATACGCCTAATACAGTTACAGGAATTTACGCCGCCATGTACGCCATTATAGAAAGAGCCAATATTGCGATCAGTAGATTACCGACGATGGCAGCAAGCTCAAAAAGAGATGCTCTATTGGCAGAAGCGAAAGCGATTCGGGCATTTTGTTACTACAACTTAATCAGGGTTTATGGTGATGTACCCGCCATTTGGATACCTTTGGAAGAAGCAGATCCTAAAGATCCAAATACTTTTTATCCGAAAAGAACTTCTCGTGACATAATTTACGACCGCATTATTGCTGATATGCAGGAATCTATCAATGATCTGCCTGCTACAGGAATAACAACAGAACGTTTAACAAAACCTGCGGGAAATGCTTTATTGGCAAGAATTGCTTTATATGCGGCAGGGTATTCTCTGAGATGGGATCTGAATACAGGAAGTGGAGCTATGATGTCTCGTCGCAGCGATAACGGGAGAGTTCAACAGTTGTATCAGATTGCAGACAATGCAGCAGCTGCGGTGATTAATGGAGGTACAGCGAGCTTAGTACAGGCTCAGGGTGGTAAAAGCGGCTTTGAAGCATTATGGTTCAATTTCGATCAAAGAAAATTTTCAGTTACCAATACAGAAATGCTCTGGCATATCGCTGAATACGGAGCGACTACCAATTCCGCTTTTGGAGTTTACGCAATGGAGGGATCTCGTGGAGGAACTTATGGATCCAGAAAGGCATTGCAATTTATATTACCAAGTTATTACCTGTCTTTTAATCTCGGAGATACACGTAGAGATGTTTCTTGTACATCCTACAGTATTTATTTCTTAAATGCCGGTGCTGCAACAGATACCTGGGTAAATGTAGGAACTACATTTTCATGTATCATGTCTGGTAAATTCAGAATGGGATGGTGTGTTGCACCTCAGGCGGCGGATGCACGTAATTTAAATATTCCTTTGATCAGATATGCAGATGTTTTATTAATGTATGCAGAAACTCAAAATTATTTGAACGGAGGCCCTACTGCTGCGGCAACTGCTGCTTTACAACAAGTAAGAACTCGTGCAGGAATAGGTTCTTTAGCGATTCCGACTGGTCAACAGGCATTTGAAAGCGCTATTGTTCAGGAGCGTAAATGGGAATTTGCCGGTGAATTTAATCTTCGTACAGATTTGATCAGAATGAACCGTTTGGCGAGTGAAATCGATGCTACAAGACAAGCGATGAAAAATTTGTCAAACAAAACTGGAGTCTATGCAAACACACCTGCTTTGCGTCTTTATAAATTTGAAAAGAATGCACAGGTATATGGAGATCCATTTTTAGCCCTTAAATATATAGATATTACAAGTCCTGCTGAGATTGCAGTGGTTCAAAATGTACCGACGAGTTCTGCAAATTATGCTGCTTATCAGACAGCTTTGGCAAGCATAGTTACCGCACATGGACAAACTGTAGTTGCCGGAGACAAATGGTATCCTGCAAAGATGTTCGAAGCCTATACAAGTACTTTTAACGGAAATGCAAGAAAAGCAGTAGGATTTACAGGAGGATTTAATGCGCTGCAAATAGGAAATATCATCTATACAAAACCAACCGGTTCAGCCGAAAACGGAGGAACCTATCCAAACTGGATTGAAGGTGGAGGAGATGGACTTTTCTACGGATTTGTACCTAATAAAACAGAATTACTTCCTTTCGCGGCAGCTTCAGCAGGACATCCTTTGGTTGATAATCCAAACCTGACCCAGCTTCCCGGATATTAA
- a CDS encoding TonB-dependent receptor, whose protein sequence is MSLIVKHKNIKRIVFPAFMLSTSFVWGQKVANDTVKSKTKDIEEVVVIGYGKVKKSDLTGSVSSVSAKDLAATPAMNALQALQGRAAGLNIVTAGGAPGASANVTVRGGASITQGTEPLYIVDGFQLDNALNVINPNDIESIDVLKGASAIAIYGARGSNGIIVIKTKTGKKGRLTINYNTFMSFDMLSKKLDMVSNSEQYVKYQYEMAQLQGKTTQWSNVFDNSLGIDSPGFYTGVFSRISNRYGSAPALDWQEKMLGGTGLTQNHNISVSAGTDKTQTFISYNYNKQDGLLQNFSETRNSLRANVNSELYKGIRLDFSSMFTSNSTNGGGAYSGMKKILLQPITGGTLFTQDQLFNTQTFTDYSALDSSFDTENPYIETAASTQNRRIRTFLANVGLEFDLFKDFTFRTAGSYNWTNSKSTSFSDKNSRAYLTDPVNTGINGSIGNSEAYRYQITNTLTYNKTLGEKHKITGLIGNEIIYQENESNSMRLIKFPTILNYGLDDITNATVADKDADKSSNSLLSYFARVNYNYDNRYLLTGTIRRDGSSKFGPGKKWGVFPSVAAAWRVSEESFWKDSKIEKYINDLKFRYEFGIVGNNSIPNNVFRTNVVGSDYPINNTVGNLALVTSTVLGNRWVQWEEMKSTNLGVDLALFNSRVKLTTEWYNNNVSGMLLETVIPASTGYKSQFVNVGSMRNRGLEFTVNSINLKSENFRWSTDANIGFNKSKVLSLDEGRTFRNFSVGGNRSGMVTYYATVGEELGDMYGYVYQGIYTTDDFIQASNGTLTLKPGVVKPASGTPKPGDIKFAADNEAGDQFTRKLVKIGNGTPDFVGGISNNFSYKGFDLAVFLKFSVGGDVYNATKHSMSPYAMFQNVPSEFGDNYYHVIDPNTGQAATSLVRLKELNPNEDSRLWSLGTTNSSYITYPSSYYVEDGSYLRISMVTVGYSFPKEFLSHVKLTNARIYATVNNLATITGYSGYDPEVSAASGVTVTPGYDSSSYPRSRSYVLGINLTF, encoded by the coding sequence ATGTCTTTAATAGTTAAACACAAAAATATAAAGCGGATAGTGTTTCCGGCATTTATGCTTTCAACGAGTTTTGTCTGGGGGCAAAAGGTGGCAAATGATACTGTGAAAAGTAAAACTAAAGATATTGAAGAAGTAGTGGTAATTGGTTATGGTAAAGTTAAGAAATCAGATTTAACAGGATCAGTATCTTCAGTTTCAGCAAAAGATTTAGCGGCTACTCCGGCCATGAATGCTTTACAGGCATTACAGGGAAGAGCAGCTGGTTTGAATATTGTAACAGCAGGCGGAGCTCCGGGAGCAAGTGCAAACGTTACTGTTCGTGGTGGTGCATCAATTACTCAAGGAACGGAACCTTTGTATATTGTTGACGGCTTCCAGCTGGATAATGCATTAAATGTTATTAATCCTAATGATATTGAAAGTATTGATGTCCTGAAAGGAGCTTCTGCCATCGCCATATATGGTGCCCGAGGTTCTAATGGTATTATTGTTATTAAAACAAAAACCGGGAAAAAAGGAAGGCTTACTATCAATTATAATACTTTTATGTCATTTGATATGCTTTCCAAGAAGCTGGATATGGTTTCTAATTCGGAACAATATGTAAAATATCAGTATGAAATGGCTCAGTTGCAGGGCAAAACAACACAATGGAGTAATGTTTTCGATAATAGTCTAGGAATAGATTCTCCGGGATTTTATACGGGTGTTTTCAGCAGAATAAGTAATCGTTACGGATCAGCACCTGCATTAGACTGGCAGGAAAAAATGTTAGGAGGAACAGGATTAACACAGAATCATAATATAAGTGTTTCAGCAGGGACCGATAAAACTCAGACATTCATCAGTTATAATTACAATAAACAAGACGGTCTGTTACAGAACTTTAGTGAAACCAGAAATTCATTACGTGCCAATGTCAATTCAGAATTGTACAAAGGAATACGTTTGGATTTTAGTTCAATGTTTACTTCTAATTCTACCAATGGTGGCGGAGCATATTCGGGAATGAAAAAAATATTGCTTCAGCCTATTACAGGAGGAACTTTATTTACACAAGATCAGTTGTTCAATACACAGACTTTTACTGATTATTCCGCATTAGATTCAAGCTTTGATACAGAAAACCCATATATTGAAACTGCAGCATCCACACAAAACAGGCGAATAAGAACATTTTTGGCTAATGTAGGTCTTGAGTTTGATCTGTTTAAAGACTTCACATTCAGAACAGCGGGTTCTTATAACTGGACCAACAGTAAATCCACTTCCTTTTCAGATAAAAATTCCCGTGCATATCTTACAGATCCTGTGAATACAGGAATTAACGGGAGCATTGGAAATTCTGAAGCCTACAGATACCAGATTACGAATACATTAACCTATAACAAAACTTTAGGCGAAAAACATAAGATCACAGGGCTTATCGGGAATGAAATTATTTATCAGGAAAACGAAAGCAATAGCATGAGATTGATAAAGTTTCCTACGATTTTAAATTACGGATTAGATGATATTACCAATGCCACTGTTGCAGATAAAGATGCTGACAAATCCAGTAATTCTCTATTGTCATATTTTGCACGTGTTAATTACAATTATGATAATCGGTATCTGTTAACAGGAACTATTCGTAGAGATGGTTCCTCAAAATTTGGACCGGGTAAAAAATGGGGAGTATTTCCATCAGTGGCTGCTGCATGGAGAGTGTCCGAAGAAAGTTTCTGGAAAGATTCTAAAATTGAGAAATATATCAATGATTTGAAATTCAGATATGAATTTGGAATCGTAGGTAATAATAGTATCCCTAATAACGTATTCAGAACCAATGTGGTAGGCTCGGACTATCCTATTAATAATACAGTGGGTAACCTGGCTTTGGTAACAAGCACTGTGTTGGGAAATCGTTGGGTACAATGGGAAGAGATGAAATCTACCAACTTAGGGGTTGATCTGGCTTTATTTAATAGCAGAGTTAAATTAACGACTGAATGGTATAACAACAATGTAAGCGGAATGTTGCTGGAAACTGTAATTCCTGCATCTACAGGATATAAAAGTCAGTTTGTGAATGTTGGTTCTATGCGAAACAGGGGGCTGGAATTTACAGTAAATTCAATAAACTTAAAATCTGAAAACTTCAGATGGTCTACAGATGCCAATATAGGATTTAATAAGTCAAAAGTATTATCACTTGATGAGGGAAGAACCTTTAGGAACTTCAGTGTTGGAGGCAACAGATCCGGTATGGTAACGTATTATGCTACAGTTGGAGAAGAATTAGGAGATATGTATGGATATGTATATCAGGGGATTTACACGACTGATGATTTTATTCAGGCATCAAACGGAACATTAACTTTAAAACCCGGTGTGGTGAAACCTGCATCTGGGACACCCAAACCTGGGGACATTAAGTTTGCAGCTGATAACGAAGCCGGAGACCAGTTTACAAGAAAATTAGTGAAGATAGGAAATGGTACTCCGGATTTTGTTGGAGGAATTAGCAATAACTTTTCATACAAAGGCTTTGATCTGGCTGTATTTCTTAAGTTTAGCGTAGGAGGTGATGTTTATAATGCAACAAAACACAGTATGAGCCCTTATGCGATGTTTCAAAATGTACCTTCAGAATTTGGAGATAATTACTACCATGTGATTGATCCTAATACCGGACAGGCTGCAACAAGCTTGGTGCGACTAAAAGAGCTTAATCCCAATGAAGATTCACGCCTTTGGAGTTTAGGAACTACCAATTCAAGTTATATAACTTACCCTTCGTCATATTATGTAGAAGATGGTTCATATCTAAGAATTTCTATGGTAACAGTGGGATACTCTTTTCCCAAAGAGTTTTTGAGTCATGTTAAATTGACCAATGCCCGTATTTATGCAACGGTTAATAATTTGGCAACAATTACAGGCTATTCAGGTTATGATCCTGAAGTTTCCGCAGCAAGTGGTGTTACAGTCACGCCAGGATACGACAGTTCTTCATATCCAAGATCCAGAAGCTATGTGTTGGGTATCAATCTTACTTTTTAA
- a CDS encoding FGGY family carbohydrate kinase: protein MSKKKVTIVFDIGKTNKKFFLFDKNYQEVVREYTELPLTTDEDGYPTEDLAALQNWIKDNFNAILDDENFEVKAINFSTYGASFVHLDQKGNVLTPLYNYTKPMDQEILDLFYEKHGSKLKIARETASPQAGMLNSGLQLFWLKYKHPEVFRKIRYSLHLPQYLSYLFTGICVSEFTSIGCHTNLWDYDKADYHDWVYEEEIDALLPPIVPTSASINTSYRNKKIKIGVGIHDSSSALLPYILSKKEPFLLLSTGTWSISLNPFNDESLTDEDIENNCLNYMRIDGKRVKASRFFMGNEYKIQVEKLCAHYGKEYGFHREVQFDQELYLRLMKHKAVYFRFEGIILKRKMISETDLNSFATFEEAYHQLMIELMDLQIHTIKNAIGNSEIKTIYIDGGFTDNDVFMKLMSHHFQDYHVMSTHSPLGSALGASMVISNKKIDDTFLQQHYQMKVLQPLILNL from the coding sequence ATGTCTAAAAAAAAGGTAACCATCGTATTTGATATTGGAAAGACCAATAAAAAATTCTTTTTATTTGATAAAAATTATCAGGAAGTCGTTCGTGAGTACACAGAACTGCCGCTTACAACCGATGAAGACGGTTATCCTACAGAAGACCTTGCTGCATTACAAAACTGGATTAAAGATAATTTTAATGCGATTTTAGATGATGAAAATTTTGAAGTAAAAGCCATTAATTTCTCGACTTATGGAGCAAGTTTTGTGCATCTGGATCAGAAAGGAAATGTTCTGACGCCTTTATACAATTATACCAAACCGATGGATCAGGAAATTCTTGATCTGTTTTACGAAAAACACGGAAGCAAGCTGAAAATTGCACGCGAAACAGCTTCTCCACAAGCAGGAATGCTGAACTCTGGTTTACAATTATTCTGGTTAAAATATAAACATCCGGAAGTATTCAGGAAGATCCGTTACAGCCTTCATTTGCCTCAATATTTATCGTATTTATTTACCGGAATTTGTGTGTCGGAATTTACTTCAATCGGCTGCCATACCAATTTGTGGGATTACGATAAAGCAGATTATCATGACTGGGTGTACGAAGAAGAAATAGATGCTTTATTACCACCGATTGTACCGACTTCTGCAAGCATTAATACTTCTTACAGGAATAAAAAAATTAAAATAGGTGTTGGAATTCACGACAGTTCCTCTGCACTTTTACCCTATATTTTAAGTAAAAAAGAACCGTTTTTATTGCTTTCTACAGGAACCTGGAGCATTTCTTTAAATCCGTTCAATGATGAAAGTTTAACCGACGAAGATATCGAAAACAACTGTCTGAATTATATGCGGATAGATGGGAAACGGGTGAAAGCCTCCCGATTTTTCATGGGAAATGAATACAAAATTCAGGTGGAGAAACTGTGTGCTCATTATGGTAAAGAATATGGATTCCACAGGGAAGTTCAGTTTGATCAGGAATTGTATCTTCGTTTAATGAAGCATAAAGCGGTGTATTTCCGTTTTGAAGGGATTATTTTAAAAAGAAAAATGATCAGTGAGACCGATTTAAATTCTTTTGCTACTTTTGAAGAAGCCTATCATCAATTAATGATCGAATTAATGGATTTACAGATTCATACCATTAAAAATGCGATTGGAAATTCCGAAATCAAAACCATTTATATCGATGGCGGATTCACCGATAATGATGTATTTATGAAGCTGATGTCTCACCATTTTCAGGATTATCATGTGATGTCTACGCATTCACCATTAGGTTCTGCATTGGGAGCTTCAATGGTGATCTCGAATAAGAAAATCGACGATACTTTTTTACAGCAGCATTATCAGATGAAAGTGCTTCAACCTTTAATCCTTAATTTATAA
- a CDS encoding bifunctional aldolase/short-chain dehydrogenase has protein sequence MEKVKTFKYVDYLWDENKAAALGDDQVALFLYRSNILGADLRITNYGGGNTSCKTIEKDPLTNENVEVMWVKGSGGDIGTLTRKGIAGLYTERLRNLKNVYQGLADEDRMVGLFNHCIFDLDSKAPSIDTPLHGLLPFKHIDHLHPDALIAVAAAKDSEKITKEIWGDTMGWVPWQRPGFDLGLQLEKCLHDNPGIRGIVLGSHGLFTWGDTSHECYINSLEVIEMASEYIAEKIEENGQVFGGQKVESLSPVGRKIKAAQIMPLLRGLASSENRMVGHFTDSDTVLEFINSNDLDRLAPLGTSCPDHFLRTKIQPLILSLSPNEDLTDSTAILNKLTPLFEQYREEYKKYYETCKHPNSPAMRDPNPVIIIYPGVGMFSFSKDKQTTRVASEFYVNAINVMRGAEAISEYTSLPRQEAFDIEYWLLEEAKLQRMPKEKPLSRKIAVVTGAGGGIGQAIADKMVQEGAVVVFTDLNQEALDSVTAKYSKDQAVGVPCDVTNEQAIANAFKETILAFGGVDIIVHSAGLAISKSLEDTTTKDWDLLEDVLVKGQFLMIKNGVEIIKKQGLGGDIVNIASKNGLVAGPNNVAYGTAKAAQQHMTRLLAAELAADKIRVNVVNPDGVIVGSKIWEGSWAEGRAKANGISVEELPAFYAKRNLLNEIILPEDIANGVFACVAILDKSTGNIINVDGGMANAFPR, from the coding sequence ATGGAAAAAGTAAAAACATTCAAATATGTAGACTATCTATGGGATGAAAATAAGGCAGCGGCTTTAGGAGACGATCAGGTTGCTCTATTTTTATACCGTTCAAACATTTTAGGGGCTGATTTAAGAATCACAAATTATGGAGGAGGAAACACAAGCTGCAAAACCATCGAAAAAGATCCGCTGACCAATGAGAATGTTGAGGTAATGTGGGTGAAAGGTTCAGGTGGTGACATCGGAACTTTAACAAGAAAAGGAATCGCAGGTTTGTATACAGAGAGACTACGAAACTTAAAAAATGTTTATCAGGGCTTAGCAGACGAAGACAGAATGGTAGGATTGTTCAATCACTGTATTTTTGATTTAGATAGCAAAGCGCCATCTATCGATACCCCTCTTCACGGGCTTCTTCCATTTAAACATATCGATCACCTTCATCCGGATGCTTTAATTGCAGTTGCTGCCGCAAAAGACAGTGAAAAAATTACAAAAGAAATCTGGGGAGATACAATGGGCTGGGTTCCATGGCAACGCCCCGGTTTCGATTTAGGATTACAGCTGGAAAAATGTTTACATGATAATCCGGGAATCCGTGGAATTGTTTTAGGAAGCCACGGTTTGTTTACGTGGGGAGATACCTCTCACGAATGTTATATCAACAGCTTGGAAGTCATTGAAATGGCTTCTGAATATATTGCTGAAAAAATTGAAGAAAACGGACAGGTTTTCGGAGGACAGAAAGTAGAATCTCTTTCTCCGGTTGGCCGTAAGATTAAAGCGGCTCAGATCATGCCTTTATTGCGTGGTTTAGCATCTTCGGAAAACAGAATGGTAGGTCATTTTACAGACAGCGATACCGTTTTGGAATTTATCAACAGCAATGATTTGGATCGTTTGGCTCCATTGGGAACTTCATGCCCTGATCACTTTTTAAGAACAAAAATCCAGCCGTTGATATTAAGTCTTTCTCCAAATGAAGACTTGACAGACTCAACTGCAATTTTAAATAAGCTGACTCCGCTTTTCGAACAATACAGAGAAGAATACAAAAAATATTACGAAACATGCAAACATCCGAATAGCCCTGCAATGCGTGATCCGAATCCGGTGATCATCATTTATCCGGGAGTAGGGATGTTCAGTTTCTCAAAAGATAAGCAGACAACGCGTGTTGCAAGTGAGTTTTACGTAAATGCAATCAACGTAATGCGTGGTGCGGAAGCTATTTCTGAATACACATCTTTACCAAGGCAGGAAGCGTTCGACATCGAATATTGGTTGTTAGAAGAAGCAAAACTGCAGAGAATGCCTAAGGAAAAACCATTATCGAGAAAAATTGCTGTGGTAACCGGAGCCGGAGGTGGAATCGGACAGGCAATTGCTGATAAAATGGTTCAGGAAGGTGCAGTTGTAGTATTCACAGACTTAAATCAGGAAGCTTTGGATTCTGTAACGGCGAAATACAGCAAAGATCAGGCAGTAGGTGTTCCGTGTGATGTCACCAATGAGCAGGCAATCGCAAACGCCTTCAAAGAAACCATTTTAGCTTTCGGTGGGGTAGATATCATTGTGCATTCCGCAGGGTTGGCAATTTCTAAATCGTTAGAAGATACTACGACAAAGGACTGGGATTTATTAGAAGATGTATTGGTAAAAGGTCAGTTCCTAATGATTAAAAACGGTGTGGAGATCATCAAAAAACAAGGTTTAGGAGGTGATATCGTAAACATCGCTAGTAAAAACGGATTAGTTGCCGGACCCAATAATGTAGCTTACGGAACCGCAAAAGCAGCTCAACAGCACATGACAAGATTATTGGCAGCAGAATTGGCAGCAGATAAGATCAGAGTAAATGTTGTAAATCCGGACGGAGTGATCGTTGGGAGCAAAATTTGGGAAGGTTCTTGGGCGGAAGGCAGAGCAAAAGCCAACGGAATTTCTGTTGAAGAATTGCCTGCGTTTTATGCGAAGAGAAACTTATTGAATGAAATCATTCTTCCGGAAGATATCGCCAACGGAGTATTTGCCTGTGTTGCGATTTTAGATAAAAGTACAGGAAACATTATCAATGTAGACGGCGGAATGGCAAATGCTTTCCCGAGATAA
- a CDS encoding sugar isomerase, translated as MIIGKEIIEQHNKNEVENFNIDFDFLHNKLTKTGVNVSEIVNKIADFQVAIPSWALGAGGTRFGRFSYGGEPATLEQKLDDVGLIHALTHSAGAVSLHIPWDIPGDVKAIKEKAASHGLVFDAMNSNTFQDQPDAKHSYKFGSLNSVNEDSRAYAVEHNKEVIRIGKELDSKSLTVWLADGASFPGQLNFQTALSKTEQSLKEIYAGMPEDWKLFIEYKPYEPNFYSTTIQDWGTSFMLANACGERAYTLVDLGHHLPNSNIEQIVATLMYKGKLGGFHFNDSKYGDDDLTVGSIKPYALFLIFNELVYGMENNPQNPYPAWMIDASHNIKDPLEDLIQSLEAILIAYAQALLVDQKALKDAQVNNDVVRAQEILQNAYRTDVRPLLRAARLQTGAALDPIAAYRNLKVREHLISERGLNAKATGL; from the coding sequence ATGATTATAGGAAAAGAAATTATAGAACAGCACAATAAAAATGAAGTTGAAAATTTTAATATAGATTTTGATTTTCTACACAATAAATTAACAAAAACAGGAGTTAACGTTTCTGAAATCGTCAATAAAATTGCTGATTTTCAGGTGGCCATTCCAAGTTGGGCATTGGGAGCAGGAGGAACACGTTTCGGAAGATTTTCTTACGGCGGAGAACCTGCAACTTTAGAACAGAAGCTTGATGATGTTGGATTAATTCATGCTTTGACGCATTCTGCAGGAGCCGTTTCTTTACATATTCCATGGGATATTCCAGGCGATGTGAAAGCAATCAAAGAAAAAGCCGCTTCTCACGGACTTGTTTTTGATGCGATGAATTCCAATACGTTTCAGGATCAGCCGGATGCAAAACACTCATATAAATTTGGGTCATTAAATTCCGTAAATGAAGATTCAAGAGCCTATGCCGTTGAACACAATAAAGAAGTGATCAGGATTGGGAAAGAATTGGATTCAAAAAGCCTAACCGTTTGGTTGGCAGACGGAGCTAGTTTTCCTGGACAATTGAATTTCCAGACGGCTTTGTCAAAAACAGAGCAGAGTTTAAAGGAAATCTACGCGGGAATGCCGGAAGACTGGAAATTATTCATCGAATATAAACCTTACGAGCCAAATTTCTATTCAACAACCATCCAGGATTGGGGAACATCTTTCATGTTGGCCAATGCTTGCGGGGAAAGAGCGTATACATTGGTCGATTTAGGGCATCATTTACCCAATTCAAACATTGAGCAAATTGTTGCGACATTAATGTATAAAGGAAAGTTGGGAGGTTTTCATTTCAACGACAGTAAATATGGAGATGATGATTTAACGGTGGGTTCTATCAAACCTTATGCGTTGTTCTTAATTTTCAATGAATTGGTATACGGAATGGAGAACAATCCTCAGAATCCTTATCCGGCCTGGATGATCGATGCAAGTCACAATATCAAAGATCCGTTGGAAGATTTGATCCAGTCTCTAGAAGCGATTTTAATTGCTTACGCACAGGCACTTTTGGTAGATCAGAAAGCATTGAAAGATGCACAGGTGAATAACGATGTTGTCCGTGCACAGGAGATTCTGCAAAACGCGTACAGAACAGATGTTCGTCCGTTACTAAGAGCTGCAAGATTACAGACAGGAGCAGCTCTGGATCCGATCGCGGCTTACAGAAACCTTAAAGTAAGAGAACATTTAATCTCTGAAAGAGGTTTGAATGCAAAAGCGACAGGATTATAA